The proteins below are encoded in one region of Castor canadensis chromosome 6, mCasCan1.hap1v2, whole genome shotgun sequence:
- the LOC109681393 gene encoding early activation antigen CD69 — translation MNSEDCSITENSSSHLERGQKNNATSSHFGTHHEGSLQVPIPCAVLNVVFITILIIIPIALSVGQYNCPGHYNSHVSSCSDEWVLYQRKCYFISSSTKNWTEAQHSCSEDGSTLAVIDSEKDMVFLKRYAGGTEHWIGLKNEVGQTWKWSNGKKFDNWFNLTGSEKCAFLNSMDVGNAACEKNLPWICSKPSR, via the exons ATGAATTCTGAAGATTGTTCTATAACAGAGAATAGCTCTTCACATCTGGAGAGAGGACAAAAAA ATAATGCAACCAGCTCCCATTTTGGAACACATCATGAAGGGTCTCTTCAAGTTCCCATCCCATGTGCTGTATTGAATGTGGTCTTCATCACCATTTTAATCATAATTCCCATTGCCTTATCAG TTGGCCAATACAATTGTCCAGGTCATTATAACAGCCATGTTTCTTCATGCTCAGATGAGTGGGTTTTATACCAAAGGAAATGCTACTTTATTTCCAGCTCAACAAAAAATTGGACTGAGGCCCAACACTCTTGTTCTGAAGATGGTTCTACTCTTGCTGTCATTGATTCTGAAAAAGACATG GTCTTTCTAAAACGATATGCTGGTGGAACTGAACACTGGATTGGGCTGAAAAATGAAGTTGGTCAGACATGGAAATGGTCAAATGGCAAAAAATTTGATAACTG GTTCAACCTCACAGGGTCTGAGAAGTGTGCATTTCTGAACAGCATGGATGTTGGTAATGCAGCATGTGAGAAGAATTTACCTTGGATCTGTAGCAAACCCTCCAGATAA